In Pseudodesulfovibrio hydrargyri, a single window of DNA contains:
- the rpoN gene encoding RNA polymerase factor sigma-54, translating into MGLELRQQLKLSQQLVMTPQLQQAIKLLQLSRLELLETVQQELLENPFLDETETDTEVPDKTEVLTESQAEEELVRNADWENYLGEFSSTSKQALSRDMEMPEEGMSFEARLASKPSLEGHLNWQMRLSNFSEHELAIGDVILGNIDANGYLQATMEELTAMVQASEEEIESVLRRIQHLDPVGVGARTPQECLLVQMEVLGYDDPILVSLVSDHLEDLEKNRYKPLARKFKITMDELKSYLDLMQTLDPMPGANFSSTEPHYVSPDVFVYKYGEDFVIILNEDGMPRLQMNTFYMDSMKGAADKEKEYFQEKMRSAAWLMKSLYQRQRTLYKVVESIVGFQRAFFEEGVTKLKPLILKEVAEDIEMHESTVSRITTNKYVSTPHGIFELKFFFNSALDLNDGSQVGSESVKALIKQMIADEDTKKPLSDERIGEILQEKLEVNIARRTVAKYRSAMGIASSSKRKQYF; encoded by the coding sequence ATGGGATTGGAACTTCGGCAACAGCTCAAGCTCTCACAGCAACTGGTCATGACGCCCCAGTTGCAGCAGGCCATCAAGCTGCTGCAACTGTCGCGGCTTGAACTGCTGGAGACCGTGCAGCAGGAATTGTTGGAGAATCCCTTCCTGGACGAAACCGAGACCGACACCGAGGTCCCGGACAAGACCGAGGTCCTGACCGAATCCCAGGCCGAGGAGGAACTGGTCCGCAACGCGGACTGGGAAAACTACCTGGGCGAATTTTCCTCCACCTCCAAGCAGGCCCTGTCTCGCGACATGGAGATGCCCGAGGAGGGCATGTCCTTCGAGGCCCGCCTGGCCTCGAAGCCCTCTCTGGAAGGGCACCTGAACTGGCAGATGCGCCTGTCCAACTTCTCCGAGCACGAGCTGGCCATCGGCGACGTCATCCTCGGCAATATCGACGCCAACGGCTACCTGCAGGCCACCATGGAGGAGTTGACCGCCATGGTCCAGGCCTCGGAGGAGGAGATCGAGTCCGTTCTGCGCCGCATCCAGCACCTGGACCCGGTCGGCGTGGGCGCCCGGACCCCGCAGGAGTGCCTGCTGGTCCAGATGGAGGTCCTCGGATATGACGACCCGATCCTGGTCTCCCTGGTCAGCGACCACCTGGAGGACCTGGAGAAGAATCGTTACAAGCCTCTGGCGCGCAAGTTCAAGATCACCATGGACGAGCTCAAGTCGTACCTGGATCTGATGCAGACGCTCGATCCCATGCCGGGTGCCAACTTCTCCAGCACCGAGCCGCACTACGTCAGCCCGGACGTGTTCGTCTACAAGTACGGCGAGGACTTCGTCATCATCCTCAACGAGGACGGTATGCCGAGGCTCCAGATGAACACCTTCTACATGGATTCCATGAAGGGCGCGGCCGACAAGGAGAAGGAATATTTCCAGGAAAAGATGCGTTCCGCCGCATGGTTGATGAAAAGTCTGTACCAGCGGCAGCGAACCTTGTATAAAGTAGTTGAGAGCATTGTCGGCTTCCAACGGGCATTCTTCGAGGAGGGCGTGACAAAGCTCAAACCCCTCATCCTCAAGGAGGTGGCGGAAGACATCGAGATGCACGAATCCACCGTGAGCCGGATCACGACCAACAAATATGTCTCGACCCCTCACGGCATCTTCGAGCTGAAGTTCTTCTTCAACTCGGCCCTGGACCTGAACGACGGGTCCCAGGTGGGTTCGGAGAGCGTCAAGGCGCTCATTAAGCAAATGATCGCAGATGAAGACACGAAGAAACCGCTCAGCGACGAGAGGATAGGCGAGATCCTCCAGGAAAAGCTGGAAGTGAACATCGCCCGGCGCACGGTCGCCAAATACCGCTCGGCCATGGGCATAGCTTCGTCTTCGAAACGAAAGCAGTACTTCTAG